Genomic window (Candidatus Binataceae bacterium):
GACGCTGGCGCTGGCGATGACCGCTCAGCGCTTTGAGGTGCAAGTGCTGCACGACGGAGAACCCGACCCGATTTTCACGCTGCGGCCGAAGGGAGGAATGTGCGCCCGATTGGCCTCGGTCTAGAGTCCCTCAAATCTGTGATTTTGTGTCCTAGTACCCGATCGGTTCCAGCCTCGCGATTATCTCGTCGCGTTTCTCAACCAGCCAGGGCGGGGTCTGGATGCTCGCGCCCAGGTTTTCATAGGTCTCGTCGCGCAGGAAAGCCCCGTCCAGGGTGTACGCCGCCTCGAACAGGGCGCCGCCCGGAGTGCGGAAATATACCGACATGAAGTAACCGCGGTCTTTTGCATCGGAACAGTCCGTGTAGCCAAGTCCCTCCAGGTACGCCTTGAAATCAGCCTGGGTCTTGTGGTCCTCGACCTTGAAGGCCACGTGATGCACAGTTCCTTCGCCGAAGGTCCAGCTTCCCTGCGCAAGGTCAGGAGTATGGGTTACTTCCACCACGCGCCCTGGCGCACCGTCGCCGACTTCAAAGCGGGAATCCCGCCCATCCTGGCCCATGCCCTTAAATCCCATAGCATCGGTCATGAATGCGCTCATCTCGCGATCGTCGCGGACTGCGACCGTGACTCCATAAACTCCCCGCACGGCGATCTCGGAGGGAATGTCGGAGCCCGTCCACGGCTGACGTAAATCCTCTCTGACCTCGACCAGCTCGTATTCGATTCCGCAGGGATGATGAAATGCGAGCCGCTTGGTGCCGAACCGCTCCACCATCAAATTTCGTATTCCCCGGCGGTCAAGCCGCTGCGTCCAGTACTCGAGACCTGGAGCACAGACCGAGAGGCTCACCGTCTTGACCTGTCCAGAGCCGAAGCGCCCGACGCGTCCGTCCTGGCGCATTGGAAAGCAGGTGATGAGGGTGCTCTCGGCACCCACATCATTGCCATAATACAGGTGATAGATGGGGACTTTGCCGTCGTAGAGAAGGGTCTTTTTGACGTTGCGCAACCCGAGCGTCTTCACGTGAAAGTCGTAGTCTTCCTGCGCTCCGCCGACACAGAGCGTTAGATGGTGATGGCTACGGACGGGGGTTTCCATGGTGGTGGTTCTCCGAAACGGTAGTTCTGTTTCGATGGTCGCCGGAATCGCTCCGGAGATCAAACCACCGGACCCTCCTGACCGGAGCGCGGGATTTCCAACTCGATGTCTCGGCTGGCGAGATTCGCCGTTCTAGTCTATCCGGGATTCCCCCGGATCGAGCTGCTTCCAATCTCGACCGCCCGGCCCGAGGCGTGACTCTCTGCGCCCTACCGTTCTCGCCTTCCTGATCTTTCAAATGTCAGCGCCTTCGTTGACTGAGCGCTGCTACGCGGCCAGGAGCCGCTTACGAAAGCCGTTGAGCTTGAGGCCCAACGCGATGAGCATGACGCCGAACGCGATTGCGTAAGCACCGATGACCCAAATCAGTCCGAGCGCCCCCGCCACCGGAAACCACATCAGCACGATGGCGAACCCTATAGACAGGATACCGCTCAGCAGCAGCCAGAATTCGCCGGCGATTTCCTTGCGCAGTCGCATCGCGGCTGCGATCTCCAAGACCCCGGTGGC
Coding sequences:
- a CDS encoding hydroxyquinol 1,2-dioxygenase, whose translation is METPVRSHHHLTLCVGGAQEDYDFHVKTLGLRNVKKTLLYDGKVPIYHLYYGNDVGAESTLITCFPMRQDGRVGRFGSGQVKTVSLSVCAPGLEYWTQRLDRRGIRNLMVERFGTKRLAFHHPCGIEYELVEVREDLRQPWTGSDIPSEIAVRGVYGVTVAVRDDREMSAFMTDAMGFKGMGQDGRDSRFEVGDGAPGRVVEVTHTPDLAQGSWTFGEGTVHHVAFKVEDHKTQADFKAYLEGLGYTDCSDAKDRGYFMSVYFRTPGGALFEAAYTLDGAFLRDETYENLGASIQTPPWLVEKRDEIIARLEPIGY